In Bos taurus isolate L1 Dominette 01449 registration number 42190680 breed Hereford chromosome 13, ARS-UCD2.0, whole genome shotgun sequence, the DNA window agatggttggatggcatccctgacttgatggatatgagtttgagcaggctctggaagttggtgatggacaaggaagcctggcgtgctgcagtccacggggtggcaaagagttaacatgactgaactgaactgaggttttatAATGtgataattgctgctgctgctaagtcgcttcagtcatgtccaactctgtgcgaccccatggactgcagcctaccaggcttctccatccatgggattctccaggcaagaacactggagtgggttgccatttccttctccaatgcatgaaagtggaaagtgaaagtgaagtcgctcagtcgtgtctgactcttagcaaccccatggactgcagcctaccaggctcctccatccatgggattttccaggcaggagtactggagtggggtgccattgccttctcccaatgtgATAATTAGGTGTGCATATATATGGTGTGTTGTGCTAGTTCCTGGGTCCCCATTTCTAAAGTTGAAATGAAGGTCCCAGGTGATACCTGAATACTCAGTGAATTGAATGACAGGATAAAAACCTTGAGTCTAGGGATCCTGGATCAATGACTGTAGGTACTCAGCATCCCTCCCTTTCTCAGGAGGGAGATGTTTTCTTTACATTACGCGGCAGCAAACACGCCTTACATGTTTCTGCAGGGCAAGgctttgttttacagatgaaaagttGTATGGGATGAAGGGTAGTTAGTGCCTCTTCCTGATACATGTACAGAAAAGTGAGAGAATGTGCAGAATTATCTCAACAGGCACTTACTAATTTCTAACAGTTAAATACTCCTGATTTCATTCATAGTCTCACCCTCCACTAGATTATCAactcaataatttattttaatttgttgtcCATTTCATTGATAAAACAGTCTAactaaaaatattcaataaactTGTGCtgaataaatcaatgaatgaatggctaAACATATAATAACTAATCAAAGTGTttagcataaaaaagaatgcatatatatacttatatatgtgtatatatatatgaatcattttgctgtacagtagaaattaacacaacattgtaaacctcAATAAAAACGTTTTAAATAGAGAactaacagttttaaaaaatcaaataaattgaaaagatGCACTGCTTTATAacgtgtgtgcatactcagtcactaaATCCTGTTCAACTTTTTTCCACCCCACAGAGTGTAGCCCATCATaatcttctgtccctgggatttcccaggtgaaaatactggactgaattgccatttccttcttcagggactcttccctatccagagatcaaacctgtgtctccttcattgataggaggattctttaccactgagccacctgagaagcattATAAGAAGCTAAATATAATACTGtaagtttttagtttattttctattgaagtatggttgaatTATAATGTTGTTTCAATTGTGAATGTACacaaaagtgactcagttatacacatctatacattatttttcatattcttttccattatggtttaccataGATAAAtatcgttccctgtgctacacagtaggactttgttgttaaTCCATTCCATATATACTAGCTTGCACTTGCTAACCATAGCCTCCCAATCCAACCCTCTCCCAACCCCTTGACCCTTGGCAACCATCAAATAACACTCGATAGCTTACAAAAAAACTTATGCTAAGTAAAAAATAAGTATACAACCTGcatattgaaaataatttcaaattataaacAGACACACACTTTTGTATAAGGGAGTCATGAAggtatgaaataaaatttatattttatggcagaaatttaaatatgaaaaattcttCTGTGCCCTTTGCACCCCTTTCTGCTCACTGTGGGCTGTGTGTCTGCATTATACAGGTACGGGACCTCTTCCATCAATGTGAGGACCTGCTCATCTGCATTATACATGTACTGGACCTCTTCCATCAATGTGAGGACGTGCTCAACCATAAACAGCCGCATTCTCCCAGCATCAGTAAGACAGCTTCTTAAAAGACAAATTTCTTCTTGATCTTACAAGGGGTCATATGACTCAACACGATGACACTTATATGTGTATTATGTACACTGTCAATAATATGTCTTTTCATGTAGAGCCCTCTGTCTCCAAAACTTACATCCCTCGTGCCTTGACTTCTAGAAGAAGAACAGCCATCAGAGTTTTCTGGGTTATAGTTCTCAAATTTAGcttgaataaaattttctatttctttcttagattgactGATTCATTTTCAACAAAGGAAAATGCACCAAATTTATTAAATGGGTTAACCAGgttatctttattttctatcttttcccttttatttttcaaattattttgttaGGAAAAACTAGTACCCATATTTGAAATCTTGGTTATttcataaagaatttttaaagaaaaacaatcttTCAAAAGTTCAGGCACTTCTTTTAAACACCTCCACCAAGTATAGACACGCTCTTCGTAGCCCTAGAAGCAGACGTTCAGGTAGAAGCCATGGTGGACAGCTCACCCAGTTAATATTCTTCAGAAAATGGGTACTCAGGGTGACCAATACCCctgaaagagaaggaggaggatggATTTATTAAATCTGTCTTGTTGTCATAGAGAGCATTACGCTGTGGATGCAGTCAGAATGGGCTCAAACTCGAAATCTACATGCCCCTCCTTTTCCCCCAGCAAGCACACACCAGGTGTCTGCTTCATGTGCGCACTGCACCTGCATGTCCAATCCCAACACTCACGTGTAACAGTTACTCCACAATGACTTATACAATATATAATTGCATACAATTTATATGGGAGCACAAGACCTAGGGCTGACTGTGGAGGTCATTTCAGACACAGGTGGAACTTTCGGCCCTAAGTGATGAGAATAATCACAGTTAAGGAATACCTTGCTCTTTTTCATAAACATTCAATGAAAAAATGTTGAGCATACCCAAAATACAGGATGCCTCCATTGAGTAATTACTATTAAGCTGAAGAAATACCACATACACCTAAATAATCATACCTATAACTTGTGATTTTCTTAGTTTATATGACAACacattattcattcattagtATTATTGCTGTTATCTTTTCTTATGGCctgatttttctttctaacttgGTCCTTTTCAATTCAATTCATTAAAGAGTGCATTGAGAGCAATTCCATGTGCCAAGAGTTGTGCTGTTGACATAAACCCACAAGGATGAGTATGTCTAGGAATTCACAGCATAATGAAGGAGAACACAGAACACACTTATAAGCTTTTGAGAACAGAAAAGTAACTTTCATTTAGCACTATGTCTTTTCTTAGAATCATGGTATACTTATaaacacatgcatatgtatacataaatatctTCTTTACAAACAAGAAGAGTTTTGAGATCTTTCATTTGAaactaaatattcattttatcGCTAATTTGTATTTGCTTCTCTCTAAACCTTTTCCAATATCTCTCTGTTTGATTAGCCCTGTTTCTCTTCAGTCCTGACATGCTCCTGCAGTAATTAGGTAGCTGGAATCCTAGGTTTGTGACTAAGTCAAAATCAAGGAGGTAGGGGCTCCCCAGGGGATAGACATCTGCTGGACAAAGGCAGCACTAGATTAAGTCTGGACTCAAGAAACTAGAGACCCAGATGATCTTACCAGGATGTGTCCTGCTAAGGACACAGCAGTCACTCTCTGGAGCATCAGTTAAGCTCATGATCTACTTGCAATTCATTTGGTGACATTACAAGGATGAGGAAATGTGTTGTAACAGGGGGGAAAGGGATGGATTTGGATGAAATGGATGGTGTCTGAGTACAAGAAATGCCCATTAGGGAGAAAACCATCAGACAGTAGGAGGAGCGGGTGGAAGCAGGCCCACTGTGACTACTCAGCAATGATGCCTGTTGGGCTTTGTGGACCCCTCTGCCAAAAAACATCAGCAATACATTTACAATTGTGTTAGGATAAACTTGGggactcccaggtggctcactgttaaagaatccacttgccaatataggagatgctgaaaatgtgggtttgatccccaagttgggaagatcttATCCCCTagataagaaaatggcaacccactccagtattgttgctgggaaatcccatggacagaggagcctggagggctagagttcCTGGGCCACcaggagtcagacataattgaccATACACATACATTAGGATAAACATGAATGTAATCCAAGATGGATTATTACACAGTCCTTATTTATCATTTCCTCCTGATTCTAAAACGATTTAAAGGTGAAATATCCGTGCAGGTCCCTGAAAGAACAGTGGGCTGCAGGCACTGTGCTCTCTGCGTCTACTAGGTCTCTCAGCCCTGAGAGGAGGTACACCAGGCACAGGGATTACAGGCACAACGTAGTGAATTCACCACAATGTCAAATCTGGAGACCTTACTTATGCATTGTTCCAGGCCCCAATTACATTTCTATTAGTGGTAAATGGAGCCCTGGAGGAAACTTCTGGTCTGAGGTCTGCAGGAAGCCCTTGGTTTACTCCTATGCTGGAAATCAGAACATCCTCCCTAAAACTAAGTTTTAGGTAAGCTTATTCCTCTGCTGAGCTATATGCTAGAGAAACCagtgtgtgtgtaatatatacAAGTCACTTACTGTTGAAAATCATAGTATCTTGTATTACGATTGAGGCCATCGATTGCTTTCATATCTTCCGGAGTCAGTTCAAAGTCAAAcacctggaaggaaggaagaatcaCATTAACCTCTCCTCCAAGGAGCTGGCCTCCCCCTGGGGACTGGAGGACTTTCAGCTGGATGGAGACAAGAAAAGGGGACAGGGAAGCCGTGTCTGTCCTCAGCTTCCTGGTGAACAAGCCTGGGACCCTCTGCTGAGTTCTCACCTCTCCTTCCTACACCTTCTCCTTTTCTGTCCACCTTAAACAGATTATAGCACATCAGTCCCTTATCTTTCTAAGTGAATTATTtgagacagaaaattaaaaaacaaatatcttcTTTCAAAAACAAAGGGGCAGTTGGACAATTCCTACAAAATACCTGCATTTTACCACGCATTaagctgtttttcttcttcccaacACCCCCTAAATATGATATAACTTTGAACTTAATAAGAATTGTAAGGGGGAGCCCTACCTCCGAAAACCTACCCAATAATCCTATATCAAACTTATTCATTATCTACAAGTAAATCTAACCCAAAAGGATTATGTAAAGCCTTTAAGGAAAAAAGTTATGAAATGTGCTTAAAATATTAAAGCACACCTAAATAATTAGAAATGCATCTCATAATCATAGCAAGGAAATCTCAATGTTGTAAAGAAATCAGTTTTCTCCAAAGCATTCTAGTGTTTCAATGCAACATGAACCTAAGACTTAAACATGTATTCTTTTGTGGGAGTTGGGAAAGTGATACTAAATTTACATCAAGGAACAGCTAGTGAAAAGTAGCAAAGATCTCTTTAAGGAAGGAGAATGTGCCATTCTGAAAAGCAAGACTTATTTTCCACTATAATAAGACAGTACAGAAAACTGAATTGTTAAATAGAAGAGAGGTCAGAAATGTACTTATGGACACTTAATATATGACAGAGTTGACAATGAAAATCTGTAGAAAAATATGGACCTTtagatttccattttattttcatatcttaTTAGAAAATCAGTTTCAGCTATATTACAGAATCAAATTTAAATGGAAACAGTTTTTCAGGGGACAATTTCCCTTCCCCTTGACTTGACCTGAGCTGTAACCTGCCTTGGACAGTGATATTTGCATTGGACTGTGATATTTCCCAGAAGTGGTGAGTTAGTTCTGAGTCCAGACATGAAGGGGATTTTTCCCCACTCACTGACTGGGGATCATAGCATTGTGCTGAGATGAAGACCAGGTTAGTTGACCACAGTCTAGCCAAACATGTATGAAAAACTAGATGGAAAGATGTGCAGGCTACTCTTACAAGAGCCACATCCACCTGCTAAAGCAGAACTCCCGAGCTGCTCTGCACTGAACTGCAAATGCACGAGAGCCCAGACAAGAGGACAACAGCTGAGCTGAGTGCAGGCTGATCGTCAAACTATAGAATCAAGAGAAGCATATCTGATCTCTGCATTAAACCCTGAAACTGGGGAGAGTTTCTTGTACAGCTATGGCTAAGAGTACAATAATGGTCTCAAACATACAAATCAAAAGACAACTCAGCAAAAATGGGCACAGTCTTACATAGGAACTTTGAAACAGCAAAAGCTCACGGAGATTAAATGAAGTATAAAAATGAAGCTACATTACTATTCAgggaaatgtaaaataaaatcatgaTAATTTAGAGGTTCAAGATCACTGCTGTGATGGTGTAGAAATGGGCCCTTGAAGAGTGATTAATTAGGTTATGATGGTGGggccctcatgaatgagatttAAACAATATCATATTCATATAAGAGACTTAGGAGAGCGCTGTTGCCCCCTCTACTAAGTTAAGATACAAGAGAAGCCTGTGACCCGGAGGAGGGCCCTCACCTGACCACATGGGCACCCCGATCTCGGATCTCCACCTCCAGAGGTGAGACTACAAATTTCAATTGTTTCTATGCCACACAATCTGTGGTGTTTGTCAGAGCAACCTAGATGATCTATGGGAATCACATAACACAATTTTGTCAATTGAGAACAAAGAAAACGAGATGTCATTTGCACAAGGTGACAGAATAAATGGCTGATGTAACGCTGAAACAAAAATCTCTGTTTTCTGTCCAACCTGAACCCTCTCCAGCCATGCCACCTCTCCCGTTGCCACATCAGGAGGAGAAAATCGCCAGGAACACACAACACATTCATGCATGGGGAAGAATAGGTGACTTGTCTTGACTCAAGGAAAGTCTTGAGAGACAGACAAAGAATGACCCTTGTGAAGGATATTCCTTAGGAGCCCTCTGCCCGCAGCCCCACTCATCATCACCTGCATATTCTCTTTGATCCTCTTCTTGTTGAAACTCTTGGCCAGAACCACAACTCCACGTTGTACCTGGTAGCGAAGGGCAACCAGAGCTGGGGTCTGCTTGTGCTTTTTGGCAATGGCACAAAGAACCGGGTCCTCCAAGAGAACGGGGTTGTTTGAGTTCACCCTGGAAGGAAATTCAGAAATGCTGAGGAGCTGAGACTAAGTACTCAGTTTCTAAGGAGGCTTCTCAAACAGACCAAGTAGGTTCACTCTAGACCAATGCTTCTCAAAGCGTGGTCCATGGGCCagaagcatcagcatcacctaggATCTTCCTAGAAATGCAAACTCCATGGCTTAACTGCAGAcaaactgaatcagaaactcaacTGTGGCACCTGGCAGTTTGCGTTTACAAAGCTCTCCCAGGCATTTGATGCATGCTTGTGAGTACTGCCAATcttgtaaaaaattttttctgtttttacttcttagtggttgtttttcttttataatcacAACTCTAAAGTAAATACAAGGGAGtgaaaagaagatgagatggagaagaccaggaaatttttaaattttcactgtTCTCAAGTGTTGATAAAAATCGAGTAGTCCAAAGAGGAGAACTAttcatttcattgttgttttcatCATGCAATACTcctataaataaatgtttactaaaatAATTCAACTTGTTATTTTTTGATCATCATAGACCTGGGAGGTACTTAATATTATCCTGATTTTAGACATAAGGTAAGGGAAGCTTGAAAAGTTTAGTATTCATTAGTAATGTATTCATTAGTTAATAAATAAGTGAATCATGACTTAAGTTTATGTCTTAGTTCTCAACTAtggaattatatataaatttattgcAGACTTGCATTTTAACATTTTACAACAAGATACATGAAATGTAAAAATTGGCTGGGTGATGGATGGGAAGACAAAAGAGAAGGGTTTCTCCcgtctctctcctcttcccctgccAAATGAGAGTTATCTCCAGAGCACTGTTACATtaagattaaaatatttcttcaaaaattgAGTTTTAGAGAATCTCTTTGTTGTCTTCAGTAATGTTCATACCATTCTGACAATAGTTGGGCTCCCAGAGCAGCATAAGCAACTAGGACAATATCATGTGACTTGCAGAACTCTAACAGTTTGCTCTGGTTGAGGTAAGGGTGACATTCCACCTATAGAATGGAAGATAGAAGAGTGTCAGTTTATATGAAAAGACAATATTAATATTACAAAGATTAAAAGCTTAAAAATGCTAAAGAAAAAACTGCATCACATCAAATCATAACTTAAAACATCAACCTTAAGtcatgatatatttttttaattttattttatttttaaactttacaatattgtactggttttgccaaatatcgaaatgaatccaccacaggtatacatgtgttccccatcctgaaccctcctccctcctccctccccataccatccctctgggtcgtcccagtgcaccagccccaagcatccagtatcgagcatcgaacctggactggcgactcatttcatacatgatattatacatgtttcaatgccattctcccaaatcttcccaccctctccctctcccacagagtccataagactgttctatacattagtgtctcttttgctttctcgtaTACAGgcatgatattttttaaaaaaaaattttattgcgtctcctgaaaagataaaaacaaaaataatgacattCTTGAGAAGAAGCAACTCTAGGAACCAGATTTTGGTTGCCGAACACCACTGGACACCACCAGGACACTTGCCTAATTCCAGATCAGGGACAGGAAAAGAGCTGTCAGAATCACGGACATCAAACTGTGCCAGACAGCAAGAAATTGCACAAAGACTTATGGACAAATGACTTAAGGACAAAAGAACCACTTTGATGGGGAGCCCACTGGTGACATTTGGGTAGACTTGAGCATCAGAAGGAATCACGAGTGAAAACAAGTATAGCACACAGAGTAAATAAAAATCCCTGAAGCCCTAGTGATGAGAGAGGtggaaagaacaaaatattttcctcCAGGGATGATGATTATTACAATAAATCCTTTCTCAGAAACTGATGATTAGTGACAAGGAGTTAAGTTTTTACCCTGTCTTGTAGGGATAAGTGTggaggcttccccggtggtgctagttgtaaagaaccctcctgccgatgtgagagatgcaggtttgatcccaaggtcaggaagatcccctggaggagggcatggcaatccactccagtattcttgtctggagaatcccatggacagaggagcctggcgggctacagtccacagggttgcaaagagtcggacatgactgagcacatgcacatgcATACTAATTAATGTCACAAAACAACGATAAATACAGTGAATCTGTCAAAAGCTTGTCTAGATATTCTGGTAACAGAATACTTTAATGGTCATTCTCGGTGAAAAAACCTTGAGAAACATGGCTCAATGTGACATGGGAACCGCATAAGATACAGGTCAAAAAAGTGTTATAGatctttatttattaaatatagaatacataataaatacataaaattaaatacatgtatatttccTGTTATAATCTTAACTCTTCTAATatctgaaatttttcataataaatatagGCAAAATTGATGTTAGaatcacattaaaattttaatttctaaaattgaaaaccatatatataattgatatatgtatatttcttgaATTATGTAAGCTACACTCGGCTTGCAAAGAATTCTGCTATAGGAGATTCTTTATCCTTGACTTCAAGTTGTACATTAGAGACATTATGATACATTTGAAATAAGACCATTTCACCAGGATAAAGATTACAttacatatatatcacatctcACTTATATATGTAGATCGGTCAAACTTAGAATTAAACAGTGGAGAGATGGTCACcaggggatgggaggaaggaggaatCCAGATTTGCTAATCATGGGTGTGAAGTCTCAATTATACAAGATGAATACATTCtagatctgctgtacaacactgtaTTTTAAACAACACTGTATTGTACTGAATACTTAAACATTCTTTATGAGATTAAATCTCATGTTAAGTTTTCTCAccacaataaagtaaaaatagaaccAAAAATGTAAGAGTGCAGAAACAGACATAGACAAGTGTGCTTAACCAGTTAATTTTACAATGGACATTGATGGGAGAACCAGTCCAAGACTGAGTAAATGACCAGATGTGCTCTAAGCTAAGTAAATGTTCCTGAGTGAATATCTACAGTTAGTATCACCATAAGCCTTTAACTTAATCCATCTGACTTGACAGACCTTCATTGTCTCCAGCAAACTTTTCTGTTCTGTGCTCCATGATGAAGACCAATGAATGTAGAGACACCAAGACTAAGGATTCAGGCATCTAGACCCCACACAAACATTTAACACCTATCTCAGCTGATTTTTCCCTTTGTTATTTACTTCTCATTCTGTGTTTTCATGGTCTTCCTTCTTGTACACAGTTCCCTCTGAGGAACTTTCACATCTGATTAGTGATCACCCTTTCAGCTCAGGGAAAGGCCTCCTTCCTCTAAGTTCTGGGGGACTGGTTTAAGCCCCTTCACCCCCATAACCTTCCCTCAATTCCTACACAACTTAGTGGTAAGTCCTCCACATATTTTCCACCCAGATTTTATCAAAGATACTGTTATGGATTCTATTCACCACCATCCAGACAGAAGCTCTGCTCTCTGGAACCTTCTGTCCCCAAACGTCGGATTAACAGGAGGGGAGGACAGACAGACATCAGGTGCCAGGGCAAGAAGGAGGTTCTGAagagcaggaggcagaggagcTGAGCTGCTCACCTGGTTGCAGACGGGCTTGTACTTGAGCCCCGGCTTGTTCAGGATCTTCTCTAGCTGCTTGTGGTTGAAGTTGGACACCCCAATGGACTTGGTCAGCCCTGCGTCCTTACACTtctccagggcctgggagggagaGGTGGTGAACAGTCACTTGGAATGAGTGATAGATCAAgaataaatgttggaaaaaatCTGCAAAAAGTGTCTCATGTCAAGAATTGACAttgattttaagaaagaaaaaaggagaagagggtcatGACACAAGAAGAATCACCATCTCCTCGTTAGAAAAATCCCAGAGAAGACATATCACAAGGAAGGAAATAGATGCCTGTCTTCACTGTCCCATATTCTCCTCCACTGTTCTTCTCTGTGAACATTTCAGCAATGATTCCTCCCCACAACCCCAGCATCCCAGCCCTTAGGTTCATGAACTGCTGAGTTTGATGGTCCACAGCCCATTCTCACAggtggaagaaatgaaagaaattccCCCTCTCCTGGGTCCTCCTCTGGGCTAGCTTCTCCCCAGACTCACCTCCCACGTGTGACAGAGATCCACCGAGTCAAATATCAGTTTTCCACTTTCATCTTTTGGAACAAATTTATTCCCTGGCTGGAATAGAAGCAATCATTGTAGAGCTGTTACCAAATGATTTCTCCACATTTAGCTAGGCTGCCAGGCATGTCTAGACCAGGCACTAAACCTCTATGAGATAGGTAAAGCAATATTCTAGATACCAATATTAGAAAAGTGATTTGCAAATGGAGTTATGAGCAATGTCTTCAGGAGGCAGGCGCCGACTAATCTCTTACACCTAATATATGttttaatgaatataattttcataCATTGTAATGGGGACTATCAGTGacttatgtgaattttttttctgccCCTTATACTTTATTCTTGCAAAATGCCTCTCTTGTCCTGGGAATGGCAGTAAGTTACATGGCTGTATTTCCAGATTAAAGATTGCATACTTGACCTGGGCTAGATAATCAGACTTTCTTTTCCCTCTGAGCATCTGATGCGCTAGGACAGACACATGAACCAGCAAGACTCTGTTTAGGTGGATACGGAATGTTGAAGATCCAGACATGCTCTTAAATTTCACAAGTATGAACCTTGAGTTCCCCCAAGGCTATATTTGCCACCAATGGAACATGTTCAGTAAAGATAAAGCAAATGTTCATGTTCAGTAAAAATAAAGAGTAATGACAGGataagggattttttttaaagggttacATTACTGAAGAGTATTGCAAATCCTTAAATCTGTCCATGGCTGGGATATACATAGTCAAATAGACTCTTCTGCATAGGATGGCTTGAGTAGATTTCTGTAACTTAAAATCAAGAGTTCTATGTAatacatttgttgttgctgttgttttgtttttggctacagcttgctggatcttagttcccagaacaGGATTGAACTCCTTCCCTCAATTTAACTTGCCTCAGCAGTGAatgcatggaatcctaaccactggactgccaggaaattcccattgtggttctttttttttttaatctcagttttatttatttatttatttttttactttacaatattgtattggttttgccatacattgacatgaatctgccatgggtgtacatgtgcagTTCTTAATGGCTAAGTGCATTCTATAATCCTCATTGTGAAGTCAGGCAACAGTGTAGGCAATGTCTCTCAAGTCCCTCTAAAGGTTGGGAGGTTTAGACCCACCCAGAGGGAGCACCACCAAATCTGCTCCTTTTGAAAGAGTGAAAGGGGGAACAACTCAGACTGTGCAAGTGTGAGGCAGTGTCATTGCTCACCACTCTGTACCAAACTGTGTTCATAAAATCCGGAAGAGATTCAGAAGTCATAATCAGGGCTGTGTGCTAAAAATGCCCATTTATATTTTATCAAGTTTTTGAGCAAAGCATATGAGATTATTGTTGAATGCCTTTCTCTGGGAGGCATGTAACAGAATTAAGGATTCAAGGAAGCTCAGTAAAAAGACAATCAGAAATGATTATTTGGGGGATTCTACTCTAGTGTAATCATCTCTTCAACCTACTAAGAAAGTCTTAAGTCAACCATCCATTCAAGTTTATAAGCACTctgaggcaagaaaaaaaaatacatatgattGAATACAAAAGCAGATTGCTAACCTTCAGAGACACTGGAGAATGAATAATATAGAGATCGACATAGTCCAGTTGAAGATTTTGCAATGACTTTTCCAAGGCTGGTCGGACCAACTCTGGTTGAAGGGAATTGCACCAAAGCTGCAGAGGTTAAAAAAAGGAAGTTTTATGAAATGAACGCTGTAGCTAATtttgtctgactcatttcactcaaTAATTAGACATTTTCTATTTGTTAGAAATGGATGACCACTAAAAAAAAATGCCCCTTTTCTTCTGGAGTTCAATTTTAAGTCTAATCTACCCATGTAAACTACATTGTTTGAATTTATCATCACTTCACTAttcacaaaagaatgaaatgaattgaaatataaataaccttatCAAATAATTACCAAGCCCATCATCTGAATTATGTTTGAAAGAGTGTCAGAGGACACACAGTCTAATTTGATCAAACAGTCAATTTTCTCAGAATTAATTAGCATTACATAATCTAggggacctaacaaaagcagaagatagtaagaaaaggtggcaagaatacacagaagaactgtataaaaaagat includes these proteins:
- the LOC782922 gene encoding prostaglandin F synthase 2 (The RefSeq protein has 3 substitutions compared to this genomic sequence), with translation MDPKSQRVKLNDGHFIPVLGFGTYAPEEVPKSEALEATKFAIEVGFRHVDSAHLYQNEEQVGQAIRSKIADGTVKREDIFYTSKLWCNSLQPELVRPALEKSLQNLQLDYVDLYIIHSPVSLKPGNKFVPKDESGKLIFDSVDLCHTWEALEKCKDAGLTKSIGVSNFNHKQLEKILNKPGLKYKPVCNQVECHPYLNQSKLLEFCKSHDIVLVAYAALGAQLLSEWVNSNNPVLLEDPVLCAIAKKHKQTPALVALRYQVQRGVVVLAKSFNKKRIKENMQVFDFELTPEDMKAIDGLNRNIRYYDFQKGIGHPEYPFSEEY
- the LOC782922 gene encoding prostaglandin F synthase 2 isoform X1 gives rise to the protein MDPKSQRVKFNDGHFIPVLGFGTYAPEELWCNSLQPELVRPALEKSLQNLQLDYVDLYIIHSPVSLKPGNKFVPKDESGKLIFDSVDLCHTWEALEKCKDAGLTKSIGVSNFNHKQLEKILNKPGLKYKPVCNQVECHPYLNQSKLLEFCKSHDIVLVAYAALGAQLLSEWVNSNNPVLLEDPVLCAIAKKHKQTPALVALRYQVQRGVVVLAKSFNKKRIKENMQVFDFELTPEDMKAIDGLNRNTRYYDFQQGIGHPEYPFSEEY